CAGTCCCCTTCCCCTTCCCCTTCCTCAAACACTTGGGTCATTGTACTGAACAGTATTACCGTCAAGGCTGCTTCTATATTAGGAACACCTTCTTACACGCGATTTGTGTTTATCGAATTCGCGTTTCCGATTGACAGCGCCGACATCCGATTAACagtttaacaataataacaataaaaattcgcaaaaaagctgattaaaaaaaaaaattttttcgcaaattttttttctcgctcttcaTTGTGTGCGTATCTTTGTCTGAGGGGGTTGTTTATTCGACAATCAAATGGGGCACTCAACTGGATCGATGAAATATTGACGTAACAAAGCGTAGGCTACAACGTGCCACAacgtatacataaatatatgcacAGCGTCTGAGAGGTGgggaaattttcaaaaaataaaaaaattcgtgTGATTGCAGGAGGTGACAGGGACGGCGTAAACTTCTCCCTGCTGAAGCCGCTCGTGCAGAAGGCCGAGCTGAGCCGTAGCGAGATCCAGATCCTGATCGACCAGCTGCTGAACAAGCAACAAGACAACCCACTGGAGCACGCCGAGTGGACCGAGAGCCGCGCCGACCCGGTCATCAAGTTGAAGAAACAGCTCGCCGACAAGGAGAAAGCTCTCAAGGATGAGCAGGAGGCCAGTGTCTCGGTACAGAGCAAGCTCCTGGAGCTGCGCGCCGAACTCAACGGCGAGCGCTCCAGATTCACGGCCAACGTTCGTCAACTCGAGGAGGCGCTCAACGCCAAGGTGAGCGAAGCCCAGACGCTGCACACTCGTATGCAGCACATCCTCGAGAGCCACGCGGCCGAGAAGCTTGGCTTCACCCGCAAGATCGAGACTCTCGAGAGCAAGGAAAAAGAGGATGCGGCCATTATTCTCAAGCTGAAAGAGGACCAAGGCAACTCTCAGGGACACCTGCAGCAGGAGCTCCACAACCAGCGCAAGCAGATGGACATACAGTTTGCGCAGATGCGCGACAGCGAGAACGCCCTCAAAGCACAGCTCGCCCAGAAACACGCCGAGCTCCAGGAACTGCAGAACGTCAACATTACCATTTCGCAGGAACTGCAAGCTACCTGCGACAGTAGCACCCACGAGATCGAGATGCTCAGACAACAGCTGAGCATGATGCAGGAACAGGTCATGCATTCCGATGCACAGATACAGATCTACAAGGAGACTAGCGACAGGCTTCAAGATGCACACCGTCAGCTGGAGGTACGTTCTTAATTTTCGCAATATTCGTATACGAAATAAGCTCcgtatttatgaaaatttctTTCATTTGTAGGAATCGCGACGAGTTCAGAGTGAGATGGACCACAGAATCAAGAGCATGCACCGCCACGAGCAGGAACTACAGAAACAAATCACCTGGTTCCAAACTGAGCTCGACGCTGCTAAAGCTGAAAGCAGCGAGACTAATGCTGCGTtagaaaaagcgcgcgctgaTTTAGCTAAGGCACACGCCGACGACAGCGTCACTGTGACCGACAACGGCAACAGCAGCGAAACTTCCGAGATCGCGGCTAAACTCAAGGCGAAGGAAATTGAATTGCAAAAGACTCTGTCCGAGGCTAGCAAGGCTCAAGCGGAATTGAAGAAGACTCAGGGTGATATTAAGAAATTGGAAAGCGACCTGATGGAAGCCCGAAATGAATTGAAAGTAACCAAGTCTGAACTGGGCAGAGCACAGGACAATTACAAATTAGCGCAGAACGATTTGATCAAGTGTCAGGAAGAACTACGGGAAATCCAACACGTCTTAGCACAAACTCGAGCTGAATTCTCCAAAATTAACAGCTTCACGAGCTCCGCTAAAGACAACAAACACGGCGAGGCTGAGCTGAAGATTGTGAGATTGCAAGAAGAGAACGACAGGCTCTCAGCACAAGTAAATACACTTTTTCATCTGTTACAATCCCGTGCGATATAGAGTTACGTTAGTAACGTAAATTTGCTTGCAATTTTAGTTAGGAGGAATGGGAGAACTGCAGAAGGAAATCAAACAACTTCGTGAAAAGAACGAATCATTGTCATCTCAGTTGGCAGCATCTACAGAGCGCCCTGCTGTAGAAGGTCGAGAGAACggaatcgaagaaaaagctcaAAAAAACAGCATTCAGACGGTCGAAAATACAAACTTGTACGTATATTTCTGTATGAAATGTTTTAGCATCCAAgcaaatcattatttattaatcatgGCTTTACACTATCTTTTCAGATTAGCGCAAAAGGAAGATCAGCTCGCCGCATTAAGAACAGCTCTTTCACAGAAGGAAAAAGAACTTGATCAACTGGGTACTCAAGTGGAGTCTTTGAGGAGCGAGGTTAACGACCAGCGCAGTGTTACTTCTAGACTGCAAGATGATTTGGAGCAACAGagatcaaaaaataatgtatgtttaatttataacattgatgtttttataatctttCAGAATGCTTCCATCACTTTTCTCAATTTCTTCATctaaaataacaaaatgatatcTGTTACTTATTCAACTTCATATCAATGAGATCATTAAGTCCTCTAACTTAACATATATCAAATCATCTGATCGTTTTatgatcgtttttttttcttgactGTAGGACTTACGAAGAAAAAATTGGAAAGTGATGGAAGCTCTTAATACAGCGGAGAgtcgtttaaataaaaattctcgGCCAATAGTAagtttatgaatttaaagctcTTGAtgaattttgttatttgaatgtTCTGttcaaaaatatagaaattaataacaataatattattaaattacagGACGATGTGCAGAAACTTAAAGAAATTAAAGTTGAGGAACAGGAAGCAACCAAAGCTCTGCTTCAAAGGATATTCCCAGAGATTAAAGTATCAGAAAAGTCCCATGACCAGTGGATGAAAGCCTTTGAGGAGCAAGTATACACAGCTCTTGACAAATTAAAAACTGACACTTATTCGGAAAGCGCGAGTGCAGAGCTCGAAAAGACTAACAAAAACTTGCAGGCTATGGTGAATCATTACAAACAAATCATATATGATACGGtacgaataaaataatttgtattttttggTATTCGCGGTTAAATTTCATGCGACGTAAATATATCTATAATTGAGCacaattttgtaatattaggAGGGAATGCTGAATAAACTTCAGAGTCACATAGAATCCGAGGAAAAACGGTGGCAGGCACAACTTCGACAAAAGGAGAATGAAGTTTCTAATCTTAGGGTAGAAATTCACGATCTCCAGGATAAAACAATATCGGATAATAACGAGGTAATTTAtaaaccttttttttctttttatcataAGATTTTACAACGCATGTATGTAATCCGtaacttaaaagttaacgggaaaaaatttacatttcAATTTAATCCACTcttttattcatatttataAGTATACAAGTAGTTTTTGGTTTGATATTCGTGTATATCACATTTATCGATTGCACATGTTTATCAATCCAAGTTGAACTATTTTTGTCAATTGTTAGAAAATCTAGTTCGATTTGTACAGTTGAgtaaatttcatttattaGAGTGTCATTGTAACAATGGCAGCAATACGAATTTTAGAATTTCCATGTTTTCTCAAATTTAAACATTCTGACAAATTAATAATGCTTGCAACATTTGTTTCTCAGCTGCAACAAAAGATAGCAGACTTGGAATCAAGGGTATCAGAAGCGGAGTCtttaaaagcaaaaacaaaaactgaATCGGCACACACACAAAATCGGGTGCCAGACTTAGCGGTTCTGGAACAACTTCAAGAGGTTTATAACTGCATCTATTGTTTGCATATAAAGACAGGAAAACCGAtactaataaacttttttaccATTTTAGGAGAAGGCGCGATTAACACAGCAATTGCAGAATGAAAGTAGTAAACGAGCAACATTAGATGCAGAAGTAGCAAAACTGCTTTTGCTTGTAGAAACAACTGAATCCAACTTATCACAGGAAAAGAAACTCGTTTCACAATTACAACAGGAAGTGTCTCAACTCAAGGTaaatataatttgtttaatttttgtgttgaattattttatgaatagACAAATTCAATATATTCTTTATAGAGTGAAGTTTGTGGTGGCAGTAGTAGTTCAGATCAAATGACATTAAATGGTCCTCCTGTGACTGATTCCCCACAATCCGAGGTCagtataaataacaaaaactatcattaatattattaatactaTCTACGACAAGCCGCTTTACCAAACAATCGTTTCAAATTTAATAGcatgaaaattaaaacaaacatcgcaatttcataaataaatttgctggtgttaaataaaaacttcCATTCTATTTAACATTTAACAAACGAACGGCACTGCTATTTTATGAGGATGTCGAATGCATTATCCTCATAATGTTGATTAATATATTTGTAATGAAAATACTGTAATGCGCTTCTTAACCGAGACGCTTTATAATTAATCCCGCAGActatgataaattatttgtaaatcGGGTGTGATTAATGCTTTATTATCAGTAACTACAAATTTGCGTACACTTTGTTGTTTACCTTTTAACAAAATTCGTTAATCATACATTAAGTTACCAGCACCCTCGAAATACTTTACCATAATCTGCGAAAATTCATGTTCATACTTTATGTTTGAACATTAATTAATACAAACATCAATAATATACAGCCAACGGTAGGAGCGCAATGTCTGATAGCTGCCTTAGAAAAAACCCTCCTCAAGAACACTGAGCTTGAAAACTGTTCCTTAGCCGAACCCGAAAATTCGGTTGAATCGCAACAAGACATCGATGACGGCTCCCTTACCTCAAAGTTTGCTTCCAATACCTGTCGAACGACAGAAAATGTTATACAAAATAGCTGCAATCCTTTAAATGGCCCGCAGCATAAAAAGCACAAGAAAAAACGGAAGGTAaactcagaaaaaaaaatttcgaaaaatcgtGAAATTCTTTTGAATGACTAGTCAAATTGTTTTGTGCACTTCGAGTAGTCAtggaaaaatataatactGTATAACGTTTAATTTTTGTGTTTCTCGTGAAAGTATCAATCCAATATGTGACAGAATTGCTATGTTAGAAAACAATATAACAACTGTCTATGGCTTGAAGTATGTTGAAATTATTGGATAACATAATTTTACATTTGTAGCACATTTGTTATTGTTGGGAGTCGATATAGTCTTGAAATAATTCAGTAattcttcataaaatttagataaaaaattatgtttttgTCTATACATACTACTTACCGGATTACGTTTCTTTCTATTCTTGAAGACCTCTTTGAGCAAAAACAGGTTATACCAATGCATGAACAAAGTTTCACTGTAAGATTTTACATGCAAACTTTTTCCCAGTGTTTGTCCTTGTGTGAAAAATACGTAAAGAAATTACGGTGCAATGGTACAATCAAAGAAAGCTTAACATTTTGTGTAAGATGTTGACACAAAGAATTCTTGGAATATGGTGATGGGTTGTATAAGCTGTGACCaatatacattttcaaaagaaaaaaaaaaagaaattattgaaacttggatctttgaaaaaaacaGTATTGGGTAAAACTACCTATATGttttttcaaatcaaaataaaaaaaaaaataagaattataTGACACTTACATGtgaaaagaaaatagaaaCGAGCTGAGTGCTAGGAACAGGGCGCGCGCAGCAAAGTAAATACTTGTTACAGCAGTGCTATCGTTGAAAACATAGAACCATTGTGTTTAGTCTAACATTAATAGCAATAATGTGTCTATTGTGTTTTGGTTGTTCTGACAGTCCACTAAGAAACCCATGGCAAAGAGGCGCAGATTCGCAGGTatgcaaacaaaaaatgtgATTCCATCAAAACGTTAGCCTTGCCTTTTTATTGAAAGGGTCGATGCTAGGCAGCTAgctatctttttttttacattttgtcaCCTTTGGAATTCCGTTTCGTTTTAATTCAATGTTCATTAACGACCaatcattgaaaattcattcaCTTGTAATATTCTTCATCGTAGTCTTCCACAAATAGCCATTTTGCCAAATCATGCCTCATcagagtgattttttttacaaggTTTATCATGGGTTTATTTGAGGTACTCAAGCCACTCTTTAGATTAAATGaacctatattttttgtttccgtattatttaaaacttaTTACAATTCTTTCAattactaaaaaataaaatcggtAATCTTCCAAAGATTACATTAACATTCTCTCTGTGATAATCCTAATTCGTATTGAATATgcatttcttttaattaacTTTGGATAAGTTAATCATCTTTAAATGTTTTTGTTcatatgaaattttttgataaattaacCGAGTGTGAATGTGAATGTTACACTAAcatgtttgttttttattcttgTTTTGCCATTTTGTGTGTATAAGCACATGTGATTTTACCGTGAATAATGTCGTTTggtagaataataataaaattatttagtatGTAATATTTAATACAATTATGATAGATGTGAAAAGGTTCCTTTCTAAAGAAAATCGAGAGTggcttttataaatttgcttttttgtacaaaatttGCGTTGTATAATTGTGATGGTTagatttatattaaaatgtaaaatattagTGATTACAGTATTGGCTTAAATATTGATTCAAGATATTTAATATCAATTCCTCAAAGTCAAACTAATGTAGGGCAGCCAAAGCAAATAACACTAAAAATGGTTCAAGtgtacataaaattttatgtaaaaattaaataattcgaaaaataataaccaaTATGCAGCATTAAAAAAGCACAgttacaattttaatttttaatggcACAAACACTGGGGTAAAGGATCCATGCacattttctaataatttattagaattattattaataataattttaaataatatacaaGACAATTGACTGGCTATATAAAATGCACAGTTCAAAATAATCAAAACAGTGATACTTAATGTCAGTAGATTCCATACTAAAAACTTTTAGTATTATAAGCATAATTCTTATCTATAATTATTTTCCAAAACCACCAAAAAGATTTCATATCAAATCAATAGTTAGTGAAAGGTGTTGCCTTAATGTTTTTCATCCATTTGTCATTTGCATTTTATATTGACAAGCTCTACATATATCTAAGACACCTATCCATAGCCTTTGGTCATCAGAAGTTTATCCATGAAGGAGAAGATATCATAAATAACTATGCAATTAATGAACGCAACTAACTGTCTGTTGGCTTGGTAGTTTTCAAACGACGCATCTGTGTTTatgtttaaatgtttagtttaaTGTTGCTATGCAAGGTACAATtgtatgtacattttttatgttGTACATGGACACGCCACactacaaaaaaagttaaatactTATGTATGTAtgaagttttaatttttcaaaatacaataAATCGCATAATACTTCAAATAATCGACGAAATGCCGAACCGTGATATCTCGAGATTGTTAATGGATGATTCATAAATGTGTATTAGATACCATTTAAGCGTTCGGCCTTTCGTAATAAAtacatttaactttttttacttaaatATGTTTATGTTAGCATGAGCAATTGGTAAAGGTATTGATTATATTTTgagtttataaaatatttaaaaggaAGGTCAATCGAGTACCttctttgaaatatttatttaatgcaaTGTTTGCATTAATTAAAACTGTTATGAGGGAAAAAGTATCATGGTATGTTGTAAAGTTGTTTTCACTGATATTTATTCATAAGTATACTTGTACCATGATACATACCTCTGTACGTTATTATTTGAGTACatgcaataaaatttaaagagTTTTGGTACAGACATTGCTGTACTTTGtaaaagttttgaaatttatgtgttcaattataattttgcaATTATGTGAAAAGATGAGTATTTAAAGTGAATTTCTGGCTGGTTTACAGGGTGGTTCCGGAAAAAAGTAACTTCAAGGAATAAACTCCGTTAATCAAGTCCGAAGAAAAATGCTTTATAAAGGAGAGACGAAGATAAATGTGTCAAATGCATGCGCGGTCATGCTGGGATAACACAAACAGCAGAGACTTTGCTACCGAGAAGACTAATATAATTGAAATACTACGGATAATGTTTATTATACAaatatcatattttattatgtggatgaaatataaacaattaaacACGTAGTTAGTAAAAATGATTGGAGGAATATTGAAAATGGTGTGTGTAATGGTTACATTAATAGATGTAAATGACGATTCATGCAAAATGTAAACCGAATATGTTATGTGTCAAAGGGCAGTATGCATTTTTCAAGAagagattatttttttgttatatagaAATCAAACGGTCTAAAGAATATAGCTGATACATACGAgctgtataaatatattatatatatatatcttgaTAATTCGCAATCAATTTCAACGAAATGCACCATGATAAAATGTCCTTTTTATGAAGGATAAGATATGAAGTAAGTGAGCGAAACGgtgatttttttaacgagCAACCGATTGTTCGTCATAGgcgattttaattaaattgaaatataaaaatattaaaaattgtatcatACATAAATCCACAAGTGAGCTGTGTCTCGGGCAGTAAAATCAATTTGTAtgcgaaatgaaaaatttaaaagaagCATGTgcaataataaatgaaaagaagGTTTGTTATCTTCTTGAAATACACGACAAATTTTAGTAGactttttaacaaaataaagaTGATTCATTATTAATTAACTGTGCTTGTACAAGTTTTGGAAAAATGCCTTGAAATAATGATAGGTCCATTCAAACAGTTT
The sequence above is drawn from the Nasonia vitripennis strain AsymCx chromosome 4, Nvit_psr_1.1, whole genome shotgun sequence genome and encodes:
- the LOC100123647 gene encoding kinectin isoform X11 — translated: MPWYFCLARSHKKTLYKESGKGSKKKGKIEKVKPILVNKDEPVVVVTEPSPSQPVLAQEGNHFDITHPKDDLELIRSHSRENLSQIGQSEPPGLVNKSPKETPTRSKKNAKEKDSKKKDDHKEEKKEVPTTSNQPSASAKDQVKEKPKETIKEVKEPKEPVKENVTPLQSSNKESKKIRKKNDILAQIGGDRDGVNFSLLKPLVQKAELSRSEIQILIDQLLNKQQDNPLEHAEWTESRADPVIKLKKQLADKEKALKDEQEASVSVQSKLLELRAELNGERSRFTANVRQLEEALNAKVSEAQTLHTRMQHILESHAAEKLGFTRKIETLESKEKEDAAIILKLKEDQGNSQGHLQQELHNQRKQMDIQFAQMRDSENALKAQLAQKHAELQELQNVNITISQELQATCDSSTHEIEMLRQQLSMMQEQVMHSDAQIQIYKETSDRLQDAHRQLEESRRVQSEMDHRIKSMHRHEQELQKQITWFQTELDAAKAESSETNAALEKARADLAKAHADDSVTVTDNGNSSETSEIAAKLKAKEIELQKTLSEASKAQAELKKTQGDIKKLESDLMEARNELKVTKSELGRAQDNYKLAQNDLIKCQEELREIQHVLAQTRAEFSKINSFTSSAKDNKHGEAELKIVRLQEENDRLSAQLGGMGELQKEIKQLREKNESLSSQLAASTERPAVEGRENGIEEKAQKNSIQTVENTNLLAQKEDQLAALRTALSQKEKELDQLGTQVESLRSEVNDQRSVTSRLQDDLEQQRSKNNDDVQKLKEIKVEEQEATKALLQRIFPEIKVSEKSHDQWMKAFEEQVYTALDKLKTDTYSESASAELEKTNKNLQAMVNHYKQIIYDTEGMLNKLQSHIESEEKRWQAQLRQKENEVSNLRVEIHDLQDKTISDNNELQQKIADLESRVSEAESLKAKTKTESAHTQNRVPDLAVLEQLQEEKARLTQQLQNESSKRATLDAEVAKLLLLVETTESNLSQEKKLVSQLQQEVSQLKSEVCGGSSSSDQMTLNGPPVTDSPQSEPTVGAQCLIAALEKTLLKNTELENCSLAEPENSVESQQDIDDGSLTSKFASNTCRTTENVIQNSCNPLNGPQHKKHKKKRKGGSGKK
- the LOC100123647 gene encoding kinectin isoform X12 → MDVQTGLVYVAVVLVSALVIGFVSVFAMKEKSYEEAIAEQRKLPDDLLLGKKEKIKEKKHKNKTGKKVKEKKEEKEEKEEKPEHVQFEETPQILPPEPPVQRENLSQIGQSEPPGLVNKSPKETPTRSKKNAKEKDSKKKDDHKEEKKEVPTTSNQPSASAKDQVKEKPKETIKEVKEPKEPVKENVTPLQSSNKESKKIRKKNDILAQIGGDRDGVNFSLLKPLVQKAELSRSEIQILIDQLLNKQQDNPLEHAEWTESRADPVIKLKKQLADKEKALKDEQEASVSVQSKLLELRAELNGERSRFTANVRQLEEALNAKVSEAQTLHTRMQHILESHAAEKLGFTRKIETLESKEKEDAAIILKLKEDQGNSQGHLQQELHNQRKQMDIQFAQMRDSENALKAQLAQKHAELQELQNVNITISQELQATCDSSTHEIEMLRQQLSMMQEQVMHSDAQIQIYKETSDRLQDAHRQLEESRRVQSEMDHRIKSMHRHEQELQKQITWFQTELDAAKAESSETNAALEKARADLAKAHADDSVTVTDNGNSSETSEIAAKLKAKEIELQKTLSEASKAQAELKKTQGDIKKLESDLMEARNELKVTKSELGRAQDNYKLAQNDLIKCQEELREIQHVLAQTRAEFSKINSFTSSAKDNKHGEAELKIVRLQEENDRLSAQLGGMGELQKEIKQLREKNESLSSQLAASTERPAVEGRENGIEEKAQKNSIQTVENTNLLAQKEDQLAALRTALSQKEKELDQLGTQVESLRSEVNDQRSVTSRLQDDLEQQRSKNNDLRRKNWKVMEALNTAESRLNKNSRPIDDVQKLKEIKVEEQEATKALLQRIFPEIKVSEKSHDQWMKAFEEQVYTALDKLKTDTYSESASAELEKTNKNLQAMVNHYKQIIYDTEGMLNKLQSHIESEEKRWQAQLRQKENEVSNLRVEIHDLQDKTISDNNELQQKIADLESRVSEAESLKAKTKTESAHTQNRVPDLAVLEQLQEEKARLTQQLQNESSKRATLDAEVAKLLLLVETTESNLSQEKKLVSQLQQEVSQLKSEVCGGSSSSDQMTLNGPPVTDSPQSEGGSGKK
- the LOC100123647 gene encoding kinectin isoform X8; protein product: MDVQTGLVYVAVVLVSALVIGFVSVFAMKEKSYEEAIAEQRKLPDDLLLGKKEKIKEKKHKNKTGKKVKEKKEEKEEKEEKPEHVQFEETPQILPPEPPVQESGKGSKKKGKIEKVKPILVNKDEPVVVVTEPSPSQPVLAQEGNHFDITHPKDDLELIRSHSRENLSQIGQSEPPGLVNKSPKETPTRSKKNAKEKDSKKKDDHKEEKKEVPTTSNQPSASAKDQVKEKPKETIKEVKEPKEPVKENVTPLQSSNKESKKIRKKNDILAQIGGDRDGVNFSLLKPLVQKAELSRSEIQILIDQLLNKQQDNPLEHAEWTESRADPVIKLKKQLADKEKALKDEQEASVSVQSKLLELRAELNGERSRFTANVRQLEEALNAKVSEAQTLHTRMQHILESHAAEKLGFTRKIETLESKEKEDAAIILKLKEDQGNSQGHLQQELHNQRKQMDIQFAQMRDSENALKAQLAQKHAELQELQNVNITISQELQATCDSSTHEIEMLRQQLSMMQEQVMHSDAQIQIYKETSDRLQDAHRQLEESRRVQSEMDHRIKSMHRHEQELQKQITWFQTELDAAKAESSETNAALEKARADLAKAHADDSVTVTDNGNSSETSEIAAKLKAKEIELQKTLSEASKAQAELKKTQGDIKKLESDLMEARNELKVTKSELGRAQDNYKLAQNDLIKCQEELREIQHVLAQTRAEFSKINSFTSSAKDNKHGEAELKIVRLQEENDRLSAQLGGMGELQKEIKQLREKNESLSSQLAASTERPAVEGRENGIEEKAQKNSIQTVENTNLLAQKEDQLAALRTALSQKEKELDQLGTQVESLRSEVNDQRSVTSRLQDDLEQQRSKNNDDVQKLKEIKVEEQEATKALLQRIFPEIKVSEKSHDQWMKAFEEQVYTALDKLKTDTYSESASAELEKTNKNLQAMVNHYKQIIYDTEGMLNKLQSHIESEEKRWQAQLRQKENEVSNLRVEIHDLQDKTISDNNELQQKIADLESRVSEAESLKAKTKTESAHTQNRVPDLAVLEQLQEEKARLTQQLQNESSKRATLDAEVAKLLLLVETTESNLSQEKKLVSQLQQEVSQLKSEVCGGSSSSDQMTLNGPPVTDSPQSESTKKPMAKRRRFAGWFRKKVTSRNKLR
- the LOC100123647 gene encoding kinectin isoform X9; the encoded protein is MDVQTGLVYVAVVLVSALVIGFVSVFAMKEKSYEEAIAEQRKLPDDLLLGKKEKIKEKKHKNKTGKKVKEKKEEKEEKEEKPEHVQFEETPQILPPEPPVQRENLSQIGQSEPPGLVNKSPKETPTRSKKNAKEKDSKKKDDHKEEKKEVPTTSNQPSASAKDQVKEKPKETIKEVKEPKEPVKENVTPLQSSNKESKKIRKKNDILAQIGGDRDGVNFSLLKPLVQKAELSRSEIQILIDQLLNKQQDNPLEHAEWTESRADPVIKLKKQLADKEKALKDEQEASVSVQSKLLELRAELNGERSRFTANVRQLEEALNAKVSEAQTLHTRMQHILESHAAEKLGFTRKIETLESKEKEDAAIILKLKEDQGNSQGHLQQELHNQRKQMDIQFAQMRDSENALKAQLAQKHAELQELQNVNITISQELQATCDSSTHEIEMLRQQLSMMQEQVMHSDAQIQIYKETSDRLQDAHRQLEESRRVQSEMDHRIKSMHRHEQELQKQITWFQTELDAAKAESSETNAALEKARADLAKAHADDSVTVTDNGNSSETSEIAAKLKAKEIELQKTLSEASKAQAELKKTQGDIKKLESDLMEARNELKVTKSELGRAQDNYKLAQNDLIKCQEELREIQHVLAQTRAEFSKINSFTSSAKDNKHGEAELKIVRLQEENDRLSAQLGGMGELQKEIKQLREKNESLSSQLAASTERPAVEGRENGIEEKAQKNSIQTVENTNLLAQKEDQLAALRTALSQKEKELDQLGTQVESLRSEVNDQRSVTSRLQDDLEQQRSKNNDDVQKLKEIKVEEQEATKALLQRIFPEIKVSEKSHDQWMKAFEEQVYTALDKLKTDTYSESASAELEKTNKNLQAMVNHYKQIIYDTEGMLNKLQSHIESEEKRWQAQLRQKENEVSNLRVEIHDLQDKTISDNNELQQKIADLESRVSEAESLKAKTKTESAHTQNRVPDLAVLEQLQEEKARLTQQLQNESSKRATLDAEVAKLLLLVETTESNLSQEKKLVSQLQQEVSQLKSEVCGGSSSSDQMTLNGPPVTDSPQSEPTVGAQCLIAALEKTLLKNTELENCSLAEPENSVESQQDIDDGSLTSKFASNTCRTTENVIQNSCNPLNGPQHKKHKKKRKGGSGKK
- the LOC100123647 gene encoding kinectin isoform X4, with product MDVQTGLVYVAVVLVSALVIGFVSVFAMKEKSYEEAIAEQRKLPDDLLLGKKEKIKEKKHKNKTGKKVKEKKEEKEEKEEKPEHVQFEETPQILPPEPPVQRENLSQIGQSEPPGLVNKSPKETPTRSKKNAKEKDSKKKDDHKEEKKEVPTTSNQPSASAKDQVKEKPKETIKEVKEPKEPVKENVTPLQSSNKESKKIRKKNDILAQIGGDRDGVNFSLLKPLVQKAELSRSEIQILIDQLLNKQQDNPLEHAEWTESRADPVIKLKKQLADKEKALKDEQEASVSVQSKLLELRAELNGERSRFTANVRQLEEALNAKVSEAQTLHTRMQHILESHAAEKLGFTRKIETLESKEKEDAAIILKLKEDQGNSQGHLQQELHNQRKQMDIQFAQMRDSENALKAQLAQKHAELQELQNVNITISQELQATCDSSTHEIEMLRQQLSMMQEQVMHSDAQIQIYKETSDRLQDAHRQLEESRRVQSEMDHRIKSMHRHEQELQKQITWFQTELDAAKAESSETNAALEKARADLAKAHADDSVTVTDNGNSSETSEIAAKLKAKEIELQKTLSEASKAQAELKKTQGDIKKLESDLMEARNELKVTKSELGRAQDNYKLAQNDLIKCQEELREIQHVLAQTRAEFSKINSFTSSAKDNKHGEAELKIVRLQEENDRLSAQLGGMGELQKEIKQLREKNESLSSQLAASTERPAVEGRENGIEEKAQKNSIQTVENTNLLAQKEDQLAALRTALSQKEKELDQLGTQVESLRSEVNDQRSVTSRLQDDLEQQRSKNNDLRRKNWKVMEALNTAESRLNKNSRPIDDVQKLKEIKVEEQEATKALLQRIFPEIKVSEKSHDQWMKAFEEQVYTALDKLKTDTYSESASAELEKTNKNLQAMVNHYKQIIYDTEGMLNKLQSHIESEEKRWQAQLRQKENEVSNLRVEIHDLQDKTISDNNELQQKIADLESRVSEAESLKAKTKTESAHTQNRVPDLAVLEQLQEEKARLTQQLQNESSKRATLDAEVAKLLLLVETTESNLSQEKKLVSQLQQEVSQLKSEVCGGSSSSDQMTLNGPPVTDSPQSEPTVGAQCLIAALEKTLLKNTELENCSLAEPENSVESQQDIDDGSLTSKFASNTCRTTENVIQNSCNPLNGPQHKKHKKKRKGGSGKK